Below is a genomic region from Zavarzinella sp..
TCTTCCGGGTGGTAAGGAAAAGTGATCCCACGCGAACTGTTAATAATCGCCCCCAGGTGGTCTGACCGAAAGGCACTCATTAAATCTTCAGATTTACCACCCTGGGCACCATAGCCAGGCACCAAAAACCAGACCTGGGGGAGCAGCTGTCGTAATTCTGCCAATTCCGTGGGGTGTGTTGCACCGACAACGGCACCGATGGAGCCAAGCGAACGAGCACCGACAGTGGGGGCGTTCCATCTCGCAACTGCTTCTGCCACATGAACATAGAGCGGTTTTCCGTCTGCGATCAAGGATTGAAACAGGTGGGAACCTGGATTGCTTGTCCGCACCAGAATAAACAACCCACCACCAGCAGCCTGTGCGGTACTGACAAAGGGTTCCACCGCATCCTCACCCAGATAAGGATTTACGGTTAGAGCATCTGCCTGCCAAACCGGTAGCTGATTCCCTTCAAGCATCATGCCGGTAAAAGTGGCTTCGCCATAGGCCGTTGCGGTGCTGGCAATGTCCCCACGTTTGGCATCCAGAATCACAATTAATCCCGCAGCACGTGCGTAATCTATAACTTGCTGCTGTGCGGCAAATCCAGCGGGGCCGAGTAGTTCAAAAAAGGCACTTTGTGGTTTCACCACACCCACATGGGGTGCCACCAGATCAATCACTTTTTTGCAGAATTGAGAAACTCGGTGCGAAATTTCAGCTAAGTTCTTTTCTTGTAAGGATTTAGTGAAAGAAACCGGAAGTGATTCCCAGCGGGGGTCCAGCCCAACACATAGTGGGGTGCGTTTTGCCAACACCGCACCTGCAAGACGATCACCAAAACTCATGAATTTTTCACAAAATGGGTGGGCGGTGTTACGAAATTACAAAATTTGATTACTTGCCAGCTTTGTATTCAATCAATTCCAGCACTGCTTCCTGGGTGCCCAGGGTAAAGCGGAGCTTGACAATACCAACGTCTTTGGCAAACCAGTAATCCACCGTGGTCTTGGAGCTGCCAATCTTCATATCTTTGCCAGTGACGTGCAGGGTTTCGTATTCCTTGTCGCCAATTTTCACTTTTTCTTCATCAACGGTGAATGTGCCTTCAATCTCTTGCTTTTGTGCGGTGCTTTTCACTTGCCAGGTATCGCCCTTTTTGGCACCCGCTTTCAGGAAAAGGATCGGCTGATCGGGAGTCACGCCATTTACTGAGTAACGCATCACACCTTCTGCAGTAACAGCAACCAATTCAGTGGCAGCGTCTTTCCCACCCATGCTGGTAACCAGTTTCAGGCAGGAAACACCTTTCACTGTCTCTTTTCCAGCAACTTTCACTTCCACCGGCCCGCCAGCAACCTGGTATTTCCATACAGATCCTTCTTTCAGAGGATAGTACGGATTGGTGACAGGTGTATCCGCAGAACCCTGGGCAACCAGCGCCGAGGTTCCGATCAGCAGCACGGAACAGGTGAAGAACAATCGCAGCATGAACAGCTCCCTAAGCACATTATGAACCAAATTAACTACGTTATGATACACGATTTCGGTTCGCTGGCTAGAAACTTCTGATTCAGCAATCGATTGAATGTGGGGCAAAATTGTTCGAACAAATCCTGTGAATTGCAGCCAGTCCACGACATGTGAAAGGGCGGGCGATTGCATTTAGCCACATCGGGCAGATTATTTCTTCGGAGTGAGCTTTTCCAGCAGGGCATCAAACTCAGGTGCCACTTTGGTCGCTTTTTTCTTCAGATTCTGCAAAAATTTCAGTGCGACTTCTGCGAAATGCTTTGGCTTGACCACCAGTTCCTGTGCAAGCGAGGCTTCTTCTTTGGAAATGATTCCGTTGCCCAGAATGTTGTCGTGAATCGCCTGCAAATAGAATTTGTCGAATGCAGTCAGGTCGATTTTCTTACGAGCTGCAACCGCACGCAGATCGGTCAAAAACGCCACTTCATCGCGAGTCAGCATTTTGTCTGCATACAGCGACTTTTTGATCAGCTTGATCTCGTCTGCTTCAATCACACCGTCTGCCACTACCAGGTCAATCACTAATTTGCGAAAATCGGCCATGTCTTATTCTCCCTGTAATCGAGTCAAAAAACCATTAATGAAACGTAGTGTCTCAAACGGAATGATGTTAAAAAAATTTGTGCTTAACCATGAATGCACAATCATAATGTTTAAGTTATAACAATTACGTAAAACGCAACACCATCGTTATGCGAGGAAGTAAATAATACTGTGGGGAAAGATGGCCAGTTAACACCGGAGCAGTTGCATGAGGCAGCTCTACAATTAGAAAAAGGTGTGCCGACAGCAGCCCGCCTTGCTGGGATGGTGCCGCAAATTTACGCTCAGTTGTTGTGGGATCGTCAGGACCCAGGCCTTCACTCATTCTGGGGCCTCGCAGCAAACGAAGATGAGTTGGCCGGAAAAGAAATTGTCGCCCCGGCAATCTTGAGTGTGCTGGCAGAAATTGCCGATGTTCCACTGGATCAGGTGGGGGTACCTGCTGGTTTGCAGCACACGTATGGCTATCTGTTGAGCTCGCTGCTCACTGAGTATGGTTATAAGCGAAATCGGTGGTTTCTGGACAGCATCGACGACTTATTTGGTTTCCCCCACGCAGTGGTCTGTGCGGAACCAGAGCATGGGACGTTGTTGGGAAATGTGACCAGTCTCCTGTTAAGGATCATCCTTCGAGATGAGCCAGAATTATCACATGAGGTGCTGCAAATCCGCACCACAGCCGATCCGTTGATTCAACGTATCTCCATACAAAACATGCACTTAACAAGAATTGTAGAATCTGCCCGTGTGCGGGACAAACATGGCCGTTTCTGCCAGTTACGTTGCATCACCGACCTGGTTCCGTTTCCCGCTGGAGGGGCCTGGTTGATCTATGCCATTCAGCAACCAGCCACTGACCAACTGCCAAAACTGATCACTGCCTTTCCCGTTTCACAAAGCACCTACGATACAATGCGGACGGGACCTGAAATCCTGGACCCAGCGATGGTAAAACCACGCTATAACGCGGTATTCCCAGGTAGCCAGGAATGGCCAGTATTTGGTTCCCGCATCAGAATTGAATCAACACCAGGTAAACCAACGCCAGCACCGAACTGAGGCCAAGCACTTTGATTGATTTCGTAACTCGTTGATA
It encodes:
- the pyrF gene encoding orotidine-5'-phosphate decarboxylase: MSFGDRLAGAVLAKRTPLCVGLDPRWESLPVSFTKSLQEKNLAEISHRVSQFCKKVIDLVAPHVGVVKPQSAFFELLGPAGFAAQQQVIDYARAAGLIVILDAKRGDIASTATAYGEATFTGMMLEGNQLPVWQADALTVNPYLGEDAVEPFVSTAQAAGGGLFILVRTSNPGSHLFQSLIADGKPLYVHVAEAVARWNAPTVGARSLGSIGAVVGATHPTELAELRQLLPQVWFLVPGYGAQGGKSEDLMSAFRSDHLGAIINSSRGITFPYHPEDPQWEEKIVTATVKANAELRAAAGF